A region from the Drosophila bipectinata strain 14024-0381.07 chromosome 3R, DbipHiC1v2, whole genome shotgun sequence genome encodes:
- the LOC108126499 gene encoding luciferin 4-monooxygenase: MAKLPCSYDAANKIWKGIPQNPAFRDDVSIGRIIFRTMRNWSNNLCQISDTDGTEVTFKQAFTWAVRIAQHLKSRGLDNNDVIGISAKNTTYIMPVAVACFFNGTPFQSANPILEESTLKHLYSISKPKVIFTDAVHYDKLYSATSDFKPEIILTTGTKEGVLSVLDLLEPTKTEIFYQPTPLKEGPKQTVAILTSSGTTGLPKAVCISNDILCQETSFVTSTDVSFVSASLDWITGLWATLFSTVNGCCRIITNKPFTPDYFTELVTKYKITYVLIPPEHCCALLEYPGATQETMSSIIKFTFGGGRMTAPTVERLKKLLVNAVLNSSYGMTEVGFMAFNYGHLKLTAAGNPLPGAQIKIVDDDGHKLGPNETGEIVVSNGFNWNGYYADPKSTKEALDEDGWFRTGDVGYFDDDQYLYMTDRKKEVLKWKGLQMWPAEVEAVIDEMPEVKRVCVIGIYEETQGDMPGALVVPEEKSNLTAQQVIDYVASRLPDVQKQLRAGVQFADEIPLNANGKPVRRYARDLFVALSKK; the protein is encoded by the exons ATGGCAAAGTTACCCTGCAGCTACGATGCGGCTAACAAGATCTGGAAGGGTATCCCGCAGAACCCTGCCTTCAGGGACGACGTCTCTATTGGCCGGATCATCTTCAGGACGATGAGAAACTGGTCCAACAATCTCTGCCAG ATTTCGGACACCGATGGCACGGAGGTCACTTTCAAGCAGGCTTTTACTTGGGCTGTGCGCATTGCCCAGCACCTGAAGAGTCGTGGCTTGGATAACAACGACGTCATCGGCATCTCTGCCAAGAACACCACCTACATCATGCCTGTTGCCGTGGCCTGTTTCTTTAACGGAACTCCCTTCCAGTCGGCCAATCCAATTCTTGAAGAAT ctaCCCTGAAGCACTTGTATAGCATTTCCAAGCCAAAGGTGATTTTCACCGATGCTGTGCACTACGATAAGTTGTATTCAGCCACCAGTGACTTTAAACCGGAGATTATCTTGACCACTGGCACTAAGGAAGGCGTTCTCAGCGTCCTGGATCTGCTGGAGCCTACCAAAACGGAGATCTTTTATCA GCCAACTCCTTTGAAGGAGGGACCCAAGCAAACGGTGGCCATCCTCACATCATCAGGCACCACAGGTTTGCCCAAGGCCGTGTGCATTTCCAACGATATTTTGTGCCAAGAGACTTC CTTTGTCACCTCAACGGACGTCTCCTTCGTCTCAGCCAGCTTGGACTGGATCACGGGTCTGTGGGCCACGCTTTTCAGCACTGTGAACGGTTGCTGCCGCATCATCACCAACAAGCCCTTCACTCCCGACTACTTCACCGAGCTGGTGACCAAGTACAAGATTACGTACGTTCTCATCCCGCCGGAGCACTGTTGTGCGCTGCTCGAGTATCCGGGTGCCACCCAGGAGACCATGTCCAGTATCATAAAGTTCACATTTGGAGGTGGCCGGATGACCGCCCCCACCGTTGAGCGCCTCAAGAAGCTGCTGGTGAACGCTGTGCTCAACTCTTCTTACGGAATGACCGAGGTTGGTTTCATGGCGTTCAACTACGGACATCTGAAGCTGACCGCCGCTGGTAATCCACTTCCTGGTGCCCAAATCAAAATTGTGGACGATGACGGCCACAAATTGGGACCGAACGAAACCGGTGAGATCGTGGTGAGCAACGGCTTTAACTGGAATGGCTACTATGCGGACCCCAAGTCCACCAAGGAGGCTCTGGACGAAGACGGTTGGTTCCGCACTGGTGACGTGGGATACTTTGACGATGACCAGTACTTGTACATGACCGACCGCAAGAAGGAGGTTCTCAAGTGGAAGGGTCTGCAGATGTGGCCCGCCGAGGTGGAGGCTGTGATTGACGAGATGCCCGAGGTGAAACGCGTCTGCGTCATCGGCATCTACGAGGAGACTCAGGGTGATATGCCAGGTGCTCTGGTCGTGCCGGAGGAGAAGAGCAACCTCACTGCCCAGCAGGTTATCGACTATGTCGCCAGTCGACTGCCCGATGTTCAGAAACAGCTCCGTGCCGGAGTCCAGTTTGCGGATGAGATTCCTTTGAACGCCAACGGCAAGCCAGTCCGTCGTTACGCCCGGGATCTCTTCGTGGCCCTCTCCAAGAAGTGA